Proteins encoded in a region of the Antedon mediterranea chromosome 2, ecAntMedi1.1, whole genome shotgun sequence genome:
- the LOC140041111 gene encoding methylosome protein WDR77-like — MKIPLLNMESEQLATNSNLPAAMDKQLDVLMHNRDGSLILGASSLTGRYWAGSLWFYEDPNNAPTIERSSAGVQTEAGVTDIVWIDELRVAVASDTGAVEIWQLIDSRSSFKNLFYLFEHHETVNSVKINSNRTRLASGSADCLIKIWDVAGQCSTGTYHAHTAPVEKVAWSPVELEVFASCSQDGRVLLWDTRKPKPAFKVDQSPLYSLPTSLAWKPGETAVIAIGDETGHIVLKDIRNANGMIKDCKSHTRAVHRLAFSPKNGTWLASVSDDSTAVVTDMANEPRQIYRSYSHNDFVRGLSWDPLSNKLFTCGWDKQVCTHVVTMPADDRMDISTPAASYSSKVKGHTTKS; from the exons ATGAAAATCCCCTTATTAAATATGGAGTCAGAACAACTAGCTACGAACTCAAACTTACCAGCAGCCATGGATAAGCAGCTGGATGTCTTAATGCATAATAGAG atggTTCTCTTATTCTTGGTGCATCTAGTTTAACTGGTCGATATTGGGCTGGTTCATTATGGTTCTATGAAGATCCAAATAATGCCCCAACAATCGAACGCAGCAGTGCTGGTGTGCAAACTGAGGCTGGTGTAACAGACATTGTATGGATAGATGAGTTACGAGTTGCAGTCGCTTCAGACACTG GTGCTGTTGAGATTTGGCAACTTATCGATAGCAGAAGCTCATTCAAAAATCTCTTCTACTTATTTGAACATCATGAAACTGTGAACTCTGTCAAAATAAATTCTAATAGAACAAGACTCGCAAGTGGCAGTGCTGATTGTCT aataaaGATTTGGGATGTTGCTGGCCAATGCTCAACAGGTACATACCATGCTCATACAGCACCAGTAGAAAAGGTAGCATGGAGTCCAGTGGAATTAGAAGTGTTTGCCTCATGTTCTCAA GATGGACGCGTTTTGCTCTGGGACACAAGGAAACCTAAGCCTGCCTTCAAAGTTGACCAAAGCCCTTTGTACTCTCTACCCACTTCATTGGCATGGAAGCCTGGTGAAACAGCAGTCATTGCTATAG gtGATGAGACTGGTCACATAGTGTTAAAGGATATCCGTAATGCGAATGGAATGATTAAAGACTGTAAATCACATACTAGAGCAGTCCATAGACTTGCATTTTCACCAAAAAA TGGAACTTGGTTGGCATCTGTGTCAGATGATAGCACAGCCGTTGTTACTGATATGGCAAATGAGCCGAGACAAAT TTACCGTAGTTACAGCCATAATGACTTTGTACGTGGGTTGTCATGGGACCCTCTTAGCAACAAGCTATTTACGTGTGGATGGGATAAACAAGTTTGCACGCATGTTGTGACAATGCCAGCTGATGATAGAATGGACATAAGTACACCAGCAGCCAGTTACAGCAGTAAGGTTAAAGGTCATACAACTAAGAGCTAA
- the LOC140039927 gene encoding ATP synthase F(0) complex subunit B1, mitochondrial-like, translating into MLSRLALANGVALRAVLHSTRPCVVVAPKSLLHTSQVRSMPVKLPEKGGQVKFGFIPEEWFTMMYKKTGVTGPYVFGFGLIMYLLSKEIYILGPETVHGAVVLAMIVVAAKKYGGTVADWADKQIADQLANAEKSKIESLKAYEDAIKEEKLEQWRIEGRNNLFDAKRENVQLQLDTEYRERQLQVTNAVKARMDYYIAVEEMKRKKEQEHMVTWIEKNVVESITPQQEKDILNKCISDLQKMATTA; encoded by the exons ATGCTGTCTAGGCTGGCGTTAGCCAAtg gTGTAGCTCTGAGGGCTGTTCTCCATTCTACTAGACCATG TGTTGTGGTGGCCCCAAAATCACTGTTACACACCAGCCAGGTGCGTAGCATGCCTGTAAAGCTGCCCGAGAAAGGTGGTCAAGTCAAGTTTGGATTTATCCCTGAAGAGTGGTTTACCATGATGTATAAGAAAACTGGTGTTACAG GGCCATATGTATTTGGATTTGGTCTTATTATGTATTTGTTAAGTAAAGAAATCTATATCTTGGGACCGGAGACTGTACACGGTGCAGTTGTGTTGGCTATGATTGTTGTTGCTGCTAAGAAGTATGGTGGAACAGTTGCTGACTGGGCTGATAAGCAGATAGCA GACCAACTTGCAAACGCAGAGAAAAGTAAAATAGAAAGTTTAAAAGCCTACGAGGATGCCATCAAGGAAGAAAAATTAGAACAATGGCGGATTGAGGGAAGAAACAACTTGTTTGATGCTAAAAGA gaGAATGTTCAACTTCAGTTAGACACTGAGTACAGAGAACGACAATTGCAAGTAACAAATGCAGTCAAAGCTAGAATG GATTACTATATTGCAGTAGAAGAGATGAAGCGTAAGAAAGAACAAGAACACATGGTTACCTGGATAGaaaagaatgttgttgaaagcATTACACCACAACAG
- the LOC140041109 gene encoding uncharacterized protein, translating into MDNCESPRMTDNTQHVVDDSTNRTYFVRTEGEWRPSSSVVLSESLDISENKRCKSGESTSSISSLNDRCNRYLSFGRTTTPATQQGHNQKQQISRRFLRRPVINFDQYMSFVPLKGRKLITANNINARIQKRNNERVCRPYSTYSVPISCDRFSIGPYGLPFESGATGRYKQSNLSRSYPGFEQPFHHSNEQNRKFCINEELNLFCIERHQGVLRRPPDIPFRGTKPVNTPKIHVVAHERMAAVHQTLAHSHQQTKPSPAEYNIAVELVARLQDQRRKGNGKLPNYTYVKPNLPVPTEVLETESVQLIHYMTKGELSLIEGKQANYFNPDCPKKPGTKFISKPERIKSPPLSIMSKEWFFSEVKLFREEEKTKRLQEKKGHLARGLSRRDNDKESNIVNKCKNDVNNLSLDGVLMDLKSVKSQESHSKQESKTRSKKTRSKSTGSIEESSATNDRKSVEKIANDTDHDIRTLSDNSCLSSDDTSLKVEEINTDNNINPDNSSGNDVENECELKRKGDELEELQQLTDSEDVFNDNESENIKTNATDENCEYNSHYDPNLLGDVTDTGEDDTRSLENKECLTGAVRTI; encoded by the coding sequence ATGGATAATTGTGAATCGCCGCGAATGACTGATAATACTCAACATGTCGTTGACGATTCTACAAATAGGACTTATTTTGTGAGAACTGAAGGCGAATGGAGACCAAGCAGTTCAGTAGTCCTTTCTGAAAGTCTGGATATCAGCGAAAACAAGAGATGTAAATCTGGAGAAAGCACTAGCAGCATTAGTAGTTTGAATGATAGATGTAATCGGTATTTGTCATTTGGCAGAACAACGACTCCAGCAACCCAGCAGGGCCACAACCAAAAACAACAGATTAGTCGGCGGTTTCTCCGTCGGCCCGTCATAAACTTTGACCAGTATATGTCATTTGTGCCACTTAAAGGAAGAAAACTGATCACTGCGAACAACATAAACGCTAGAATACAAAAACGAAATAACGAACGTGTCTGTCGTCCATATAGTACGTATTCTGTACCAATATCTTGTGATAGGTTTTCAATTGGTCCATACGGTCTACCATTTGAAAGTGGGGCTACAGGACGATATAAACAAAGTAATTTATCAAGGAGTTACCCAGGATTCGAACAACCTTTTCACCACTCAAATGAACAAAATCGAAAGTTTTGTATTAATGAGGAGCTAAACCTATTTTGTATTGAACGTCACCAAGGAGTATTAAGACGCCCTCCAGATATACCGTTTAGAGGGACAAAACCAGTGAATACACCTAAAATACACGTTGTAGCACACGAACGAATGGCAGCAGTGCATCAAACGTTGGCACACTCTCACCAGCAGACTAAACCATCACCAGCGGAATACAACATTGCTGTTGAACTCGTAGCGCGTCTCCAAGACCAGCGCAGAAAAGGAAACGGTAAACTTCCAAATTATACGTACGTTAAACCAAATTTACCCGTACCAACTGAGGTATTAGAAACGGAATCTGTTCAGTTGATTCACTATATGACGAAGGGCGAACTATCTCTGATAGAAGGTAAACAAGCCAACTATTTTAATCCGGACTGTCCGAAGAAACCTGGGACAAAATTCATCTCTAAACCTGAGCGTATCAAATCACCACCACTTTCAATAATGTCAAAAGAATGGTTCTTCTCAGAAGTAAAGCTGTTTCGAGAGGAAGAAAAGACGAAGCGCCTGCAGGAGAAAAAAGGTCATCTTGCAAGAGGGCTGTCAAGACGCGATAATGATAAGGAGTCCAATATTGTCAACAAATgtaaaaatgacgtaaacaacCTTTCTTTAGATGGCGTATTAATGGATTTAAAATCCGTAAAGTCTCAAGAAAGCCACTCCAAACAAGAATCGAAGACACGAAGTAAAAAAACTAGATCTAAATCGACTGGATCTATAGAAGAGTCATCAGCAACAAATGACAGGAAATCGGTTGAAAAAATCGCCAATGATACAGATCACGATATTCGTACGTTATCTGATAATTCATGTTTATCATCGGACGATACTAGCTTAAAAGTTGAGGAGATAAATACAGATAACAATATAAATCCTGACAATAGTAGTGGAAATGACGTAGAGAATGAGTGCGAACTTAAACGAAAAGGCGACGAACTTGAAGAACTTCAGCAACTTACTGATTCGGAAGACGTGTTCAATGACAATGAAAGTGAGAACATAAAAACTAATGCAACTGATGAAAACTGTGAATATAATTCGCATTATGATCCGAACTTGTTAGGTGACGTAACAGATACCGGAGAGGATGATACTAGAAGTTTGGAGAATAAAGAATGCCTTACAGGTGCTGTAAGAACAATTTAA
- the LOC140041108 gene encoding staphylococcal nuclease domain-containing protein 1-like, whose translation MTYFCLFYQRGKMANQTSLKTGVVKSVLSGDAVIIRGQPKGGPPPEKQLCLSNVTAPKLARRANPNIKDSQETKDEPYAWQAREFLRKKLIGKEVSFSIEYTAPGSGRAYGCIYLGKGPNAENVTESCVAEGLVEVRRGGIKPSDDQIHLIDMEEAAKAAGKGRWAKEQDPDAVRNVTWVIENPLHFVDSHRQNQIKAIIEHVRDGCTVRAFLLPSFHYVTVMLSGVKAPMIKRIDDKDVPEPFSAEAKYFTESRLLQREVSIILEGTSNQNFLGTVLHPNGNIAEFLLKEGFARCVDWSMRVVTQGTEKLRSAEKEAKNKRIRLWKDYTPSKANIVPIEEKNLTGKVVEVINADALVVKSNDGKYKKITLSSLRPPRMADVKEEDQPKDRRVRPLYDIPYMFEAREFLRKKLIGKKVTVSIDYIKEANDGYPEKICATVMIGSINIAEALVSKGFATVLRHRQDDDQRSAHYDLLLIAEQRAIKNGKGVHSQKDKPIHRVADLSGDVAKSKQFLPFLQRAGRQTGTVEFVASGSRIRLYLPKETCLITFLLAGITCPRRARTGPGGPSESEAYAEEALQYTKELCLQREVEVEVESVDKAGNFIGWLFVDGQNHSIKLVENGLSKVHFTAERSNYYAQLQVVEEAAKKTKLKVWENFVEQTTVTVVEETERKTNYKSVIVTEYAKDLSFYAQHAETGPQLEKLMDQLRAEITNDPPLPGSYTPRQGDMCAAKYIDGEWYRGKVESVLKEKASILFIDYGNKDQLPISDLIALPPGYHTLPPQAHYYTLAMVTLPKDEEASIEAIEALKSRILDQPFVANTEYRVTGQEFVTLLTSEARNDITKELVSEGLLIVEARREKRLQKLVEEYIKAQDAAKKSHLNLWRYGDITEDDAKEFGYQGY comes from the exons ATGACCTATTTCTGCCTTTTTTACCAACGTGGAAAGATGGCAAACCAAACGTCTTTGAAGACTGGTGTCGTGAAATCg GTTTTATCTGGGGATGCAGTCATCATCAGAGGTCAGCCTAAGGGTGGCCCACCACCAGAGAAACAACTTTGTTTATCAAATGTGACCGCACCAAAACTAGCAAGAAGAGCCAATCCTAATATTAAAGATTCACAGGAAACTAAGGATGAG CCATATGCATGGCAAGCAAGGGAGTTCCTACGTAAGAAATTAATTGGAAAAGAAGTGAGTTTTTCCATAGAATACACTGCACCAGGATCTGGTCGTGCTTATGGGTGCATTTATCTTGGCAAAG gACCAAATGCTGAGAATGTGACTGAGTCTTGTGTAGCAGAGGGTCTAGTAGAAGTCAGGCGTGGTGGAATCAAACCAAGCGA TGATCAAATTCACTTGATTGATATGGAAGAAGCAGCAAAGGCTGCTGGGAAGGGTCGATGGGCAAAAGAACAAGATCCTGATGCGGTTAGAAATGTGACCTGGGTCATAGAAAATCCACTTCATTTTGTTGATTCTCATCGTCAAAATCAAATCAAAG CTATTATTGAGCATGTGCGAGATGGTTGCACTGTGAGGGCGTTTTTACTTCCGTCATTTCATTATGTCACTGTCATGCTGTCCGGTGTTAAg GCACCAATGATCAAAAGAATAGATGACAAAGATGTACCAGAACCTTTCTCAGCTGAAGCTAAGTATTTCACCGAATCGCGCCTTCTACAACGAGAAGTTTCTATCATCCTAGAGGGCACTTCAAATCAGAACTTCCTCGGAACTGTTCTCCATCCA AATGGCAACATTGCTGAATTTTTGCTGAAAGAAGGTTTTGCACGTTGCGTTGATTGGAGTATGAGGGTTGTGACACAAGGAACCGAAAAACTACGATCAGCAGAAAA AGAAGCTAAAAATAAACGTATACGCCTTTGGAAGGACTATACTCCTAGTAAAGCAAATATAGTTCCAATTGAAGAAAAGAACTTGACAGGAAAAGTTGTTGAAGTGATCAATGCAGACGCCCTCGTGGTGAAATCTAATGATGGCAAATACAAGAAGATAACTCTGTCGTCACTTAGACCACCACGAATGGCAGATGTCAAGGAAGAAGATCAACCTAAG gaTCGACGTGTTAGACCATTGTATGATATCCCGTACATGTTTGAAGCTCGTGAATTCTTGCGCAAGAAGTTGATTGGAAAGAAGGTGACGGTATCGATCGATTACATTAAGGAAGCCAATGACGGATATCCTGAGAAGATATGCGCTACTGTTATGATTGGTAGTAT TAACATTGCTGAAGCTCTTGTGAGTAAAGGCTTTGCAACAGTGCTTCGCCATCGTCAAGACGACGATCAACGATCAGCTCATTACGATTTGCTTCTAATTGCTGAGCAACGAGCTATCAAGAACGGTAAAGGTGTACACAGCCAGAAAGACAAACCAATACACAGAGTGGCGGATTTATCTGGG GATGTGGCAAAATCTAAGCAGTTTTTACCATTCTTGCAACGTGCTGGACGGCAAACAGGAACCGTGGAATTTGTAGCAAGTGGCTCTAGAATTAGACTCTATTTGCCCAAAGAAACATGCCTCATTACGTTCTTGCTTGCAG GTATCACTTGTCCTCGTAGGGCTCGTACTGGTCCTGGTGGCCCATCTGAAAGTGAAGCATATGCGGAGGAAGCACTGCAGTACACTAAAGAACTATGTCTTCAACGAGAG GTGGAGGTCGAAGTTGAAAGTGTTGACAAGGCTGGTAATTTCATTGGTTGGTTATTTGTTGACGGTCAGAACCATTCAATCAAATTAGTTGAGAACGGTTTATCAAAGGTTCATTTCACCGCCGAACGTTCTAACTACTACGCTCAACTACAAGTTGTGGAAGAAGCTGCCAAGAAAACCAAGTTGAAG GTTTGGGAAAACTTTGTTGAACAAACAACAGTGACAGTTGTTGAGGAGACTGAAAGAAAAACTAACTACAAGTCAGTGATAGTGACGGAGTATGCAAAGGATCTAAGCTTCTATGCTCAACATGCTGAAACTG GTCCTCAACTTGAAAAGTTAATGGATCAACTACGTGCTGAGATAACAAATGACCCTCCTCTACCTGGGTCTTACACGCCAAGACAGGGTGATATGTGCGCTGCTAAGTACATCGACGGCGAGTGGTATCGTGGTAAAGTTGAAAGTGTACTAAAGGAGAAGGCTTCAATTCTGTTCATTGATTATGGAAAT AAAGACCAGCTACCTATTAGTGATTTGATAGCACTACCTCCAGGATACCACACCCTACCACCCCAAGCACATTACTATACCTTAGCAATGGTTACTCTACCTAAAGAT gaAGAAGCGAGTATAGAAGCTATAGAGGCCCTGAAGAGTCGCATTTTAGACCAACCATTTGTAGCCAACACTGAATACCGTGTGACTGGCCAGGAGTTTGTCACGTTGTTGACGTCCGAGGCACGTAATGATATCACAAAAGAATTAGTTTCAGAAGGGTTGTTGATTGTTGAAGCACGACGTGAGAAgcgacttcagaaattggttgaAGAATACATCAAAGCGCAAGATGCCGCCAAGAAAAGCCat TTGAATTTGTGGCGCTATGGTGACATCACTGAAGATGACGCCAAGGAATTTGGTTACCAAGGATATTAA
- the LOC140041112 gene encoding transmembrane protein 216-like: MASNNVIGNRGKKTQILSSLPLQILLYFNGWYFAFFWICEILIFAYKGTVLPYPGSNLAGEIVLLFTLLAVETVRIFIGKKGNLTEKLPHLGVSVALCVPVIFVYVYYLVWQTYVLRVEVILNVIQLIFLAFEFIFSLIAIITFARAESYR; encoded by the exons ATGGCTTCAAATAATGTTATAGGGAATAGAG ggaAGAAAACACAGATT CTTTCTTCATTACCTTTGCAAatacttttgtattttaatgGTTGGTATTTTGCATTCTTTTGGATTTGCGAAATTCTTATATTTGCATATAAAG GCACCGTACTTCCTTACCCTGGTTCAAACTTAGCAGGcgaaattgttttattatttacattgttaGCTGTTGAAACAGTCAGAATTTTTATTG gaAAGAAGGGTAATTTAACAGAGAAGCTACCGCATCTTGGTGTATCAGTGGCGTTATGCGTACCAGTCATCTTTGTTTATGTGTATTACCTTGTATGGCAAACATACGTGCTACGTGTTGAGGTCATTTTAAATGTCATTCAACTTATATTCCTTGCATTTGAATTCATCTTTAGCCTCATAGCTATTATTACATTTGCAAG AGCTGAGTCTTATCGATGA